The genomic stretch GGGCCGATCATGAACCACAGGTAGCTGAACACCGCCAGCATCTGGCCGATCGACAGATCGGAAAACAGCACGGTCAGCATGGCCGCCGCGCGGAAAATGTCGATGCCGAACTGGAACAGCAGGCCACTGGCACGGCCACTGGCATCGCTTTTCCATTGCGAGTCCACGGCGTAATCGCGCACCTCGCGGGCACGCAGGCCCAGGCGGCCAAGGAAGTAACCCTGGCGGTTACCGGCGCGGATTTCCTGGATGGCATCGAGGGTTTCCGCCAGCGCCTGGGTAAAGCGCGCGGTGCTGTCGTTCTCAAGCTTTTTCAGGTGTTTGACGCGCTTGCCCAACTGCACCGTGAAGTAGATCACCAGCGGGTTGAACAGCAAGATCAGCAAAGCCAGCTGCCAGTGCATCCAGATCAGGATGGCCGCCGTGCCGGTCAAGGTCAGCATGGCCACCAGGAAGCGGCTGAGAGTTTCGCCAACGAACTTGTCGAGGGTGTCCAGGTCGGTGACCAGGTGGGTGGTCACCGTGCCGCTGCCCAGGCTTTCGTATTCCTTCAGCGAAATACGCTTGAGCCGCTCGATCAGGCGGATGCGCAGGCGGTAGACAATGTCCTTGGCCAGCCCGGCGAACAGCTTGGACTGGATGACGTTGAACGCCAGCGCGGCCAGGCGCAGGCACAAGGTGAGCGCCAGCATCAGGCCGATGTAGCCGGCTGCCACCTGCCAGCCGGACGGCAGCAGGTGGTTCATCCACTTCAGCGCGGCGTCACCATGGCCGAGCAGCACTTCGTCCACCAACAGCGGCAGCAGCAGCGGAATGGGCACGCTGCAACATGCCGCCAGTAACGCTATAAGGTTGGCGGACCAGAGGTTTTTCTTGTGATGCAGGGCCAGGCGGCGGATTTCCGCCCAGCTCAGTCGATCGCCCGCAGTGTAAGGCTTGCCCGGTACCGGGTCGGGTGACCCAGGCACATCAAGCACAGGCGGCCTGCTGCAGCCAGCGGCCGAGCAAGGGTTGCAGGCGCTCCAGCGGCTGATAGCCGTTGGTCAGCAAAGCCAGTTGGCCATTGCGCTCGGCCAGCAGGGTCGGGAAACCGGCAATACCCAGGTCCTGAGCCCAGGCGAAGTCGGCCGCGGTGGCGGCACGGGTATCGGCACGGGCGAAGGTTTCGGCGAACGTGGCACGGTCGAAGCCACACTGCGAGGCTAGCTCGACCAGCTGCGGCGCGATGGTCACATCGACGCCCTGCTCGTAGAACGAACGCTGGATCAACGCCAGCAGCGGCCAGACGCGTTCGGCATCCAGCTCGCGGGCCGTGACCAGGGCGCGGCAGGCCGGCTCGGTGTCGTAGACGAAGCCGTCAGGCATGGCCCCCTCGAAGCGGAACGGCTGGCCGGTAGCATCAGCCACCGCCTGCCAGTGTTCCAGGATGTACTTGCGAGTGGAGCTGTCCAGGGCGCTGCCGCCAGTGCGCAGCCCGCCCGGTACCAAGTGGGCAGGCACGCCTGCCTCACGCGCCTGGGCGATCAGGGCCGCAGCCACTGGCGCAAAACCCCAGCACCAGGAGCACATCGGGTCCATCACATAGATCAGGCGTGCAGACATGCTTCAAGCCTCGGCTTTGTAGTTGTAACCGATCGGGTGCGGCAGGTTGCGGGCCTTGGCCAGCTCGATCTGCTTCTGCCGGTCGATGGCACTGCGCCGGGTCTTCTCGCTTAGGCTGTCCCAGCAATGCGGGCAGCTGACACCTGGCGAATAGTGCTCGGACGCGCGCTCCTCTGCATTGATCGGGTGGCGGCAGGCGTGGCACTGGTCGTACTCGCCTTCGCTCAGGTCATGGCGCACCGTAACCCGGTTGTCGAAGACAAAGCAGTCGCCGTCCCACAGGCTTTCTTCCTGAGGCACTTCCTCGAAGTATTTCAGGATGCCGCCCTTAAGATGATAGACCGACTCGAAGCCTTCACCGAGCATGTAGCTGGAGGCCTTTTCGCAACGGATGCCGCCGGTGCAGAACATGGCGACCTTCTTGTGCTTGCTCGGGTCGAAATTGGCCTTGATGTACTCCGGGAACTCGCGGAAGGTTTCGGTCTTCGGGTCGATGGCGCCCTTGAATGTACCGATGGCCACTTCGTAGTCGTTGCGGGTGTCGATCAGCAGCACTTCCGGGTCGCTGATCAGGGCGTTCCAGTCCTTGGGCTCGACATAGGTACCAACGGCCTGGTTGGGGTCTACGCCCGGCACGCCGAGGGTGACGATCTCTTTCTTGAGCTTGACCTTGGTGCGGTAGAACGGCTGTTCGTCGCAGTACGACTCTTTATGGTCGATATCGACCAGACGCGGGTCGTTGCGCAACCAGGTCAGCAGGCCATCAATGCCCTCCCGGGTGCCTGACACGGTGCCGTTGATGCCCTCCTGGGCCAGCAGCAGGGTGCCTTTGACGTTGTTGTCGAGCATGGTCTTGAGCAGCGGCTCGCGCAGCTCGACGTAGTCTTCCAGGGTGACGAACTTGTACAGCGCCGCGACGACGATGGCTTGAGACATGTAACGGAATCTCCAGGTGGTTGCCCTCGTAAGGGGCGGACCGGGTTTGACAGTTGCACAAAAAGCAGGGGGCCGCTAAGCGGCCCCCTTGGGGTGATGCAGATTCTACCAGAACAACAAAACGGTTTCAGTGCCCGCCGCCCGCACACACGGGCGAGGCCGGTGCAACGCCGACCTTGGCCCACTCTTCGGCGGTGTAGGTGTGGATGGCCAGGGCGTGGATCTCGCCCATCAGCTCACCCATGGTGGCGTACACCTTCTGGTGGCGCTTGACGCTGTTCAGCCCGGCGAACTGCTCGCTGACGATCACGGCCTTGTAGTGGGTCTCCTGACCACGACTGTGCATGTGACTTTCATTGAGCACTTCCAGGTGTTGCGGCGCCAGCGCGGCCAGTTGCTGTTCGATACGTTGTTGCATAGTCATTGCGGCGTACTCACTTCTTCGCTGGGGCAGCGGCCTTGCCTGCGTTCGGGTCCAGCTCTTTGGTCATGTCTTCCAGCAGCTTGTTCACCACCGGAACGGCTGGCTCCAGGCTCTGCTGGGTCAGCTGTGCCGACTGCTGGGTGACCTTGGGCATTTCACGCAGCACTTTCTTGCCCAGCGGCGATTCGTAGAACTTGACCAGGTCCTTCAGTTCCTGCTCGGTGAAGGTGCGGGTGTACAGGTCGACCATCTTCGGCTTCAGCTTGTTCCAGCCGATGGCGTTGTCCAGCGCGGCATTGGCCTTGGCCTGGTAGCTTTCCAGTACGGGCTGCTTGGCGGCCGGGGCCTTGGTCTGGGCGAAACGCTGGGCAAACATCTGCTGCACTTGCATGTACACCGGGGTGCCCAGCTTGTCGGCGTTGGCCAAGGTCAGGAATTTCTCGGCAGCAGCGTTGTGACTGGCGGTGGCAGCGAGTACCTGGCCGCTGGCGCAAACCAGGGCAACGGCGGCACAAAGGACACGGAGACGGGTCATTGCATTTCCTTCAAAGAGAGGGAGGCGGGCACCTCAGAGTAGAGCATTCTGCGCCGTGGTGGCGATGTGCTCAAGTGGCACGACGAGCGACGGAACCGCTCGGTCGAATCAGGGCCTAAACTGCGATTTCGAACTACACAGGAGTGAGTACAGAATGAGCCGTATCGAGACAGACAGCCTGGGCCCGGTCGAAGTTCCGGAGGACGCCTACTGGGGTGCGCAGACCCAGCGTTCGCTGATCAACTTCGCCATTGGCAAGGAGCGCATGCCCCGCGCGGTATTGCACGCCCTGGCACTGATCAAGAAGGCCGCGGCGCGCGTCAACGACCGCAATGGCGACCTGCCGGCCGACATCGCCCGGCTGATCGAGCAGGCCGCCGATGAGGTGCTGGATGGCCAGCACGACGATCAGTTCCCGCTCGTCGTCTGGCAGACGGGCAGCGGTACCCAGAGCAACATGAATGTCAACGAGGTGATCGCCGGGCGCGCCAACGAACTGGCCGGAAAAGGCCGTGGCGGCAAGGCGCCAGTACACCCCAATGACCACGTAAACCGCTCGCAGAGCTCCAACGACTGCTTCCCCACCGCCATGCACATTGCGGCAGCCCAGGCGGTGCATGAAAAGCTGCTGCCGGCCGTCACCGAACTGTCTTCGGGGCTGGCCGAGCTGTCGATGCGTCACCACAAGCTGGTGAAAACCGGCCGCACACACATGATGGACGCCACGCCGATTACCTTCGGCCAGGAAGTGTCGGCCTTCGTCGCCCAGCTCGATTACGCCCAGCGCGCCATCCGCGCCACCCTGCCGGCGGTGTGCGAACTGGCCCAGGGCGGTACTGCCGTGGGTACCGGGCTCAACGCTCCACAGGGTTTTGCTGAGGCCATCGCTGCCGAACTGGCGGCGCTGTCCGGGCTGCCGTTCATCACGGCACCCAACAAGTTCGCCGCTCTCGCCGGCCACGAACCGCTGACCAGCCTGGCGGGGGCCCTGAAGACCCTGGCCGTGGCCCTGATGAAAATCGCCAACGACCTGCGCCTGCTGGGGTCCGGCCCGCGCGCCGGGCTTGCCGAGGTGCGCCTGCCAGCCAACGAGCCGGGCAGCTCGATCATGCCGGGCAAGGTCAACCCCACTCAGTGCGAGGCGCTGTCGATGCTGGCCTGCCAGGTACTGGGCAACGACGCGGCCATCGGCTTTGCCGCCAGCCAGGGGCATTTGCAGTTGAATGTGTTCAAGCCGGTAATCATCCATAACCTGCTGCAGTCCATCGAGTTGCTGGCCGATGGTTGCCGCAACTTCCAGGCACATTGCGTGGCGGGTATCGAGCCGGATGCCGAGCAGATGGCCGCGCACCTGGAGCGCGGGTTGATGCTGGTGACGGCGCTGAACCCGCATATCGGCTATGACAAGGCGGCAGAAATTGCCAAGAAGGCTTACAGCGAGGGCACGACCTTGCGCGAGGCGGCATTGGCGTTGAAGTACCTGACCAATGAGCAGTTCGACCAGTGGGTGCGGCCGGAGGACATGCTGGCGCCGGGCGGCAAGGGCTGACTGCTCTGTAGCCTGTACCGGCCCTTTCGCGGGTAAACCCGCTCCTACGCCGAGAGGCGATCCATTGTAATCGATGGACTCGCCCCCGCCGAGGCATCACAGTGCCACGGTGGTGTTCGAAGAAGCCAACGGCAGCGAGGGCGAGACCATGAAAAAGCATAGTTCGAAACACGATTCCCTGTCTTCCACTGATGTGGAGCTTTGCACAACCATCTGCGTAGACCTGGCCAAACAGGTCTTCCAATTAGCAGGCGAGGACGCTACTGGTCGGGTGATCTACGAAGATCGCATCAAATCCCGCCAAGCGTTCCATGATTTCCTGCTCAAGCTGCCAACGACCGTGGCCGTTTTGATGGAATGCGGTCCAGGTGCACAAGCTTGGGCCAGACTGCTGCAGGCCAAAGGTAATCCGGTTCGCATCCTGCCGGCGCAACGTGTCGCCGAACATCGCAGCGGTGCAAAGAACGATCGTAACGACTGCTATGCCATTTTGCGTGCCGGTCGCGATACGAGCATCGCTTCGATACCGATCAAGAGCACCACAGCACTGGCTATTCAAGCGCTGCACCGTATCCGGCGCGGTAACATCAAGCGACATACCGCGCTGGGTAATCAGATCCGTGGTTTGCTACTTGAGCATGGCGTATCCATGCCCCAGGGTGATGCCGCGATCAATAAGCATGTGCCTCAGGCGCTTGAGGATGCTTCCTTGCCTCTGCCCGACTTGTTGCGCGAGTTGCTCGATGAGTTGCTGATGGACTGGTTGTCTTTAGGTGAACGCATAACGGTGCTGAGCCGGCGGCTCGAAGCGACTGCCCAGGAGGATAAAGTCGCTCAGCGACTGATCACCATTCGCGGCGTCGGCCCTATCATTGCCACGGCGATCGTGGCGAAACAGACCGACCCCAGCCGCTTCGCCAGTGGCCGAATGTATTCCGCCTTCTTCGGTATCGTGCCCGATCAGCACAGCAGCGGAAACAAAATCAGATTGGGCAAGATGAGCAAGCGCGGTGACGGCTACATACGCAGCCTGCTGATCCAGGGCGCCCATTCTGTTTTGAGTCAGTTAAGGCCTGATTCCGATCAGCCAGATGATCGCCGCCTCTTGCGCTGGCTATCCCGCCTTGGGCGCAAGGAGGCGGCGATCAGGCTGGCTAATCGAAATCTGCGGATTATCTGGACGCTGTTACAGAGCGATCAGGTTTACCAACGCAAACCGAACGAAAAACCGGAGGCGGCTATGAGCCTCTGACCAACCGGGTAATGCCATCGGGGCGCTAGGCGCTCCAACCCCTGCTAGTGAACATTGACCCTAGGTAAGACCGTCGCAGACCGATGCCTCCGCTCCTACAGGCCTGATAGTGGCCTCAATGTAAACGGCACACTGCGAGCTCACCACGATGTTGGCCAGAAGCAAAAAGCTTCCTCGAATAGGCCTGATACATAGATGCAACCGGGTTCCTATGTTCAAAAAGCAGCTAGACAGTGTGGGCGAGTCCATACATAGGAGCGGGTTTACCCGCGAAAGGGCCGGTACAGGCAATCGACAGACCTAGGCCAACCGCGCCCTGCGGGCCCGCCAACCCGCCACCAGCGAGGGCCCCAGCGCCACCAGCGCCGAACCGAACACCACCGTGACCGCCCCCACATAGCCCAGGGCGTTGATGTCCTCGGCATGCACATAGTCAGGCCACACCAATGCCGCCAGCGCCACCGCAACGAAGGTCACCAGCGGGGTCAGCGCCAGCGTGGCACTTACCCGTGAGGCCTCCCAGTGCGCCAGCGCTTCGGCAAAGGCGCCGTATGCCACCAGGGTGTTCAGGCAACAGGCCAGCAGCAGCCAGCCTTGTACCGGGGTCAGTTGCAAGGCCTCCAGCGGGTGCACCCAAGGTGTCAGCAACGCAGCACAGCTGAGGTAGATCACCATCATCACCTGCTGCGAATGCCACACGGTCAGCAACTGCTTCTGGCTCAGGGCGTAGAACACCCAGATACTGGTCGCCAGCAAGATGGTCAATACGCCCGTGGTATAGGCACCCAGTGAAGTCAGCAATTCCTCCAGGCGCTGGTTGAAGAACAGGCCAAACCCTGCCAGCAGCACCAACAGCCCCATGCCCTGCCCCACACTGAAGCGCTCGCGGAACACGAATACGCTGGCCACCAGCAACAGCACCGGGCCGATCTGTACCACCAGTTGTGCGGTGCCCGGGCTAAGCAGTTTGAGACCGATCAGGTAAAGCACGTAGTTGCCCATCAGGCCGAACACCGCAACCAGCACCAGGCCCTTGCCCCTGGGCGCCAGTTTGCGGATGGACGGCAAACGCCGTTGAGCCGCCAGCCAGGCGAACAGCAGGCCACCGGAGACCAGCAGCCGGTACCAGGTGACGGTGATCGGGTCGACCACTTGCAATACCTGCTTGAGCTTGATCGGCAGGATGCCCCAGAGCAGCGCCGTCAGAAGTGCCAGGAACAGCCCATAGCCCCAGCGGCCAGAAGTGGTGTGCATAAAATCCTCGATCAAGCCCGTGGTGGGGGTGATTGAATTCTACGGGGTTGGAGGACGGTCACGGTGCAGAGTGCCGAGAAAAGAATTCATCAGGTCATTCTTCCAGGGCATGGCTGGGGGGCGAGGTGTTGCCTGTGCTGACCGCGAAAGCGCCAGAACAGGCAACATCACATTGGGCTATTTCTTGTGCTTGGCAAACGCCTCTTCCAGCGCCTGGTTGATGGTGCGCAACACCTTCACCCGCGCCCAGCGCTTGTCATTGGCCTCCACCAGCGCCCACGGGGCAATCTCGCTGCTGGTACGGTCGACCATGTCGCCCACAGCCTGGGTGTACTCGCCCCACTTGTCGCGGTTGCGCCAGTCATCCTCGGTGATCTTGTAGCGTTTGAACGGAATCTGCTCTCGCTCTTCGAAGCGCTCCAGTTGGGTCTGCTGGTCGATCGCCAGCCAGAACTTGACCAGCACAACGCCGGCATTCACCAACTGCTCTTCAAAGTCGTTGATCTCGCTGTAGGCACGCATCCAGTCAGCCGGGCTGCAGAAGCCTTCCACCCGCTCCACCAGCACCCGGCCATACCAGGAGCGGTCGAAGATGGTGAACTTGCCCCGTGCCGGGATGTGCCGCCAGAACCGCCACAGGTACGGCTGGGCGCGCTCTTCTTCGGTGGGTGCGGCAATCGGCACGATGCGGTACTGACGTGGGTCCAGCGCCGCCGCCACGCGTCGGATGGCGCCCCCCTTGCCGGCCGCGTCGTTGCCCTCGAACACCGCCACCAGCGCGTGCCGGCGCATGCGCTTGTCACGCAGCAGACCGGCCAGACGGGCCTGTTCGGTGATCAACTGTTCCTGATAGTCGGCCTTGTCCAGGCGCAACGTCATGTCCAGGGCGCCAAGCAGGCTGCGGTCGTCGATGCTATGGCTCAGCGGGGCCACGTTGCCCTGGTGCTTGCCCTTGGGATTATTGGCCAGCGCGGCTTGCAGGCTTTCCAGCAGAATACGCCCCACCGCCAGGCTGCGGTAATTCGGGTCTACCCCTTCGATGATGTGCCATGGTGCATAGTCGCGGCTGGTGCGGCGCAGCACGCGCTCACCAAAGCGCACGAAGCGGTCGTACGTTTGCGACTGCTGCCAATCCAGCGGGCTGATCTTCCAGCTGTGCAGCGGGTCGTCCTTGAGCGATTTCAGCCGTGCCTTCATCTGCTTCTTGGACAGGTGGAACCAGAACTTGATGATCAGCGCACCCTCATCGCAAAGCATCTCCTCCAGGCGTTCGGCACCGGTAATGGCCTGATCGAGCACGGCATCCTTGAACACCCCGTGCACCCGCCCCTGCAGCATCTGGCTGTACCAGTTGCCAAAGAACACCCCCATCCGCCCCTTGGGTGGCAAGGCCCGCCAGTAGCGCCAGGCGGGCGGGCGGGCCAGCTCTTCGTCGGTCTGCTGGTCGAAGGTGAGCACATCGATCATGCGCGGGTCCATCCACTCGTTGAGCAGCTTTACCGTCTCGCCCTTGCCGGCGCCTTCGATGCCGTTGATCAGCACGATCACCGGAAACCGCGCCTGCTGCTTGAGTTCGTACTGGGCTTCGAGCAGGGCCTCGCGTAAAGCGGGTACCTCGGCGTCGTAAGCCTCCTTGTCGATGCTGTGGCCGATTTCGGCAGATTCGAACATGCACTGGCTCCTTCAATGGATAAGCAAGACTAGCGGATTTCATTTCTGCCTGTACGGGCCTCTTCACGAATGAACGCGCTCCCACAGCTCATCCGGATGGCATAAAATCCCGCCATCCGCTGCAACCGAGCCCACCATGCCCACCCTCCTCCAGCACGCCCAGATCGACTGGGACGACCAG from Pseudomonas putida encodes the following:
- a CDS encoding ATP-binding cassette domain-containing protein, which codes for MLDVPGSPDPVPGKPYTAGDRLSWAEIRRLALHHKKNLWSANLIALLAACCSVPIPLLLPLLVDEVLLGHGDAALKWMNHLLPSGWQVAAGYIGLMLALTLCLRLAALAFNVIQSKLFAGLAKDIVYRLRIRLIERLKRISLKEYESLGSGTVTTHLVTDLDTLDKFVGETLSRFLVAMLTLTGTAAILIWMHWQLALLILLFNPLVIYFTVQLGKRVKHLKKLENDSTARFTQALAETLDAIQEIRAGNRQGYFLGRLGLRAREVRDYAVDSQWKSDASGRASGLLFQFGIDIFRAAAMLTVLFSDLSIGQMLAVFSYLWFMIGPVEQLLNLQYAYYAAGGALSRLNELLARADEPQYPAASNPFAGRETVGIEVRDLRFAYADEPVLDHLDLSIAAGEKVAIVGASGGGKSTLVQLLLGLYSAQAGTIRFGGASLQEIGLETLRENVAVVLQHPSLFNDSVRANLTMGRDCSDDACWQALRIAQLDATIAALPQGLDSVVGRSGVRLSGGQRQRLAIARMVLAEPKVVILDEATSALDAATEYNLHQALARFLSGRTTLIIAHRLSAVKQADRVLVFDGGHVAEDGDHQQLIAEGGLYAKLYGHLQQS
- a CDS encoding DsbA family protein, producing MSARLIYVMDPMCSWCWGFAPVAAALIAQAREAGVPAHLVPGGLRTGGSALDSSTRKYILEHWQAVADATGQPFRFEGAMPDGFVYDTEPACRALVTARELDAERVWPLLALIQRSFYEQGVDVTIAPQLVELASQCGFDRATFAETFARADTRAATAADFAWAQDLGIAGFPTLLAERNGQLALLTNGYQPLERLQPLLGRWLQQAACA
- a CDS encoding rhodanese-related sulfurtransferase — protein: MSQAIVVAALYKFVTLEDYVELREPLLKTMLDNNVKGTLLLAQEGINGTVSGTREGIDGLLTWLRNDPRLVDIDHKESYCDEQPFYRTKVKLKKEIVTLGVPGVDPNQAVGTYVEPKDWNALISDPEVLLIDTRNDYEVAIGTFKGAIDPKTETFREFPEYIKANFDPSKHKKVAMFCTGGIRCEKASSYMLGEGFESVYHLKGGILKYFEEVPQEESLWDGDCFVFDNRVTVRHDLSEGEYDQCHACRHPINAEERASEHYSPGVSCPHCWDSLSEKTRRSAIDRQKQIELAKARNLPHPIGYNYKAEA
- a CDS encoding BolA/IbaG family iron-sulfur metabolism protein → MTMQQRIEQQLAALAPQHLEVLNESHMHSRGQETHYKAVIVSEQFAGLNSVKRHQKVYATMGELMGEIHALAIHTYTAEEWAKVGVAPASPVCAGGGH
- a CDS encoding DUF2059 domain-containing protein, with translation MTRLRVLCAAVALVCASGQVLAATASHNAAAEKFLTLANADKLGTPVYMQVQQMFAQRFAQTKAPAAKQPVLESYQAKANAALDNAIGWNKLKPKMVDLYTRTFTEQELKDLVKFYESPLGKKVLREMPKVTQQSAQLTQQSLEPAVPVVNKLLEDMTKELDPNAGKAAAPAKK
- a CDS encoding class II fumarate hydratase; its protein translation is MSRIETDSLGPVEVPEDAYWGAQTQRSLINFAIGKERMPRAVLHALALIKKAAARVNDRNGDLPADIARLIEQAADEVLDGQHDDQFPLVVWQTGSGTQSNMNVNEVIAGRANELAGKGRGGKAPVHPNDHVNRSQSSNDCFPTAMHIAAAQAVHEKLLPAVTELSSGLAELSMRHHKLVKTGRTHMMDATPITFGQEVSAFVAQLDYAQRAIRATLPAVCELAQGGTAVGTGLNAPQGFAEAIAAELAALSGLPFITAPNKFAALAGHEPLTSLAGALKTLAVALMKIANDLRLLGSGPRAGLAEVRLPANEPGSSIMPGKVNPTQCEALSMLACQVLGNDAAIGFAASQGHLQLNVFKPVIIHNLLQSIELLADGCRNFQAHCVAGIEPDAEQMAAHLERGLMLVTALNPHIGYDKAAEIAKKAYSEGTTLREAALALKYLTNEQFDQWVRPEDMLAPGGKG
- a CDS encoding IS110 family transposase; translated protein: MELCTTICVDLAKQVFQLAGEDATGRVIYEDRIKSRQAFHDFLLKLPTTVAVLMECGPGAQAWARLLQAKGNPVRILPAQRVAEHRSGAKNDRNDCYAILRAGRDTSIASIPIKSTTALAIQALHRIRRGNIKRHTALGNQIRGLLLEHGVSMPQGDAAINKHVPQALEDASLPLPDLLRELLDELLMDWLSLGERITVLSRRLEATAQEDKVAQRLITIRGVGPIIATAIVAKQTDPSRFASGRMYSAFFGIVPDQHSSGNKIRLGKMSKRGDGYIRSLLIQGAHSVLSQLRPDSDQPDDRRLLRWLSRLGRKEAAIRLANRNLRIIWTLLQSDQVYQRKPNEKPEAAMSL
- a CDS encoding EamA family transporter, with product MHTTSGRWGYGLFLALLTALLWGILPIKLKQVLQVVDPITVTWYRLLVSGGLLFAWLAAQRRLPSIRKLAPRGKGLVLVAVFGLMGNYVLYLIGLKLLSPGTAQLVVQIGPVLLLVASVFVFRERFSVGQGMGLLVLLAGFGLFFNQRLEELLTSLGAYTTGVLTILLATSIWVFYALSQKQLLTVWHSQQVMMVIYLSCAALLTPWVHPLEALQLTPVQGWLLLACCLNTLVAYGAFAEALAHWEASRVSATLALTPLVTFVAVALAALVWPDYVHAEDINALGYVGAVTVVFGSALVALGPSLVAGWRARRARLA
- the pap gene encoding polyphosphate:AMP phosphotransferase, translated to MFESAEIGHSIDKEAYDAEVPALREALLEAQYELKQQARFPVIVLINGIEGAGKGETVKLLNEWMDPRMIDVLTFDQQTDEELARPPAWRYWRALPPKGRMGVFFGNWYSQMLQGRVHGVFKDAVLDQAITGAERLEEMLCDEGALIIKFWFHLSKKQMKARLKSLKDDPLHSWKISPLDWQQSQTYDRFVRFGERVLRRTSRDYAPWHIIEGVDPNYRSLAVGRILLESLQAALANNPKGKHQGNVAPLSHSIDDRSLLGALDMTLRLDKADYQEQLITEQARLAGLLRDKRMRRHALVAVFEGNDAAGKGGAIRRVAAALDPRQYRIVPIAAPTEEERAQPYLWRFWRHIPARGKFTIFDRSWYGRVLVERVEGFCSPADWMRAYSEINDFEEQLVNAGVVLVKFWLAIDQQTQLERFEEREQIPFKRYKITEDDWRNRDKWGEYTQAVGDMVDRTSSEIAPWALVEANDKRWARVKVLRTINQALEEAFAKHKK